Proteins encoded by one window of Elaeis guineensis isolate ETL-2024a chromosome 12, EG11, whole genome shotgun sequence:
- the LOC105055779 gene encoding protein neprosin-like, which translates to MEAGRRKGERCGSMIGSMSFPSITHLVLLLLVFIGNGTFSVSALRYTSITSLRLARIQRHLEKINKPAVRSIESPDGDIIDCVHRHKQPALDHPLLKNHKIQKVSSQRPAFRGGWRPKNYNASNAARRAWQTWHHVGHCPKGTIPIRRSSVDDVLRAKSLYHYGKKKQRLPLARLMADAPDVVGGNGHEHAIAYTKSTQEIYGAKATINVWDPSVETSNEFSLSQIWILSGSFNGSDLNSIEAGWQVSPELYGDRRPRLFIYWTSDAYQATGCYNLLCSGFVQINNKIAIGAAISPISSYEGSQYDITILIWKDPKLGNWWMRFGENTLVGYWPAELFTHLSEHATMVQWGGEVVNTRPNGEHTSTQMGSGHFAGDGFGKASYIRNLEIVDSDNSLSSAQSISTRAENASCYDIKSFSNTDWGMHFYYGGPGSNPQCR; encoded by the exons ATGGAGGCTGGGAGGAGGAAAGGAGAGAGGTGTGGCTCGATGATTGGCTCCATGTCTTTCCCTTCTATCACCCACCTTGTCCTTCTTTTACTTGTTTTCATTGGCAACGGAACGTTCAGCGTGTCGGCTTTGAGGTACACAAGTATCACGAGTCTTAGATTGGCAAGGATCCAAAGACATTTGGAGAAGATCAACAAGCCTGCCGTGAGGTCCATCGAG AGCCCGGATGGAGATATCATCGACTGCGTCCACCGGCACAAGCAACCAGCTCTCGATCATCCCCTCCTGAAGAACCACAAGATTCAG AAAGTGTCATCTCAGAGGCCAGCATTCAGAGGCGGCTGGCGACCGAAAAATTACAATGCAAGTAATGCAGCGAGAAGGGCTTGGCAAACATGGCACCATGTTGGGCATTGCCCGAAGGGCACCATTCCGATACGGAGGAGCTCGGTCGATGATGTATTGAGAGCCAAATCCTTGTATCACTATGGGAAGAAGAAGCAGCGACTGCCGCTTGCTAGATTAATGGCCGATGCACCAGATGTGGTCGGTGGCAATGGCCACGAG CACGCAATTGCTTACACTAAGAGTACGCAAGAGATCTATGGGGCTAAGGCTACCATCaacgtctgggatccatccgtcGAAACATCCAACGAGTTCAGCCTCTCCCAGATCTGGATCCTCTCAGGATCATTCAATGGCTCCGATCTCAACAGCATCGAAGCTGGCTGGCAG GTCAGCCCTGAGCTTTATGGAGACCGCAGGCCCAGGCTGTTCATCTACTGGACG AGTGACGCATATCAGGCAACAGGGTGCTACAATCTTCTATGCTCGGGGTTTGTGCAGATCAACAACAAGATAGCCATTGGAGCAGCTATATCACCAATATCATCATATGAAGGCAGCCAGTATGATATTACTATTCTCATATGGAAG GATCCAAAGCTTGGAAATTGGTGGATGAGGTTCGGGGAGAACACGCTTGTCGGCTACTGGCCGGCCGAGCTCTTCACACACCTATCGGAGCATGCCACAATGGTGCAGTGGGGAGGGGAGGTGGTGAACACACGACCTAACGGCGAGCACACCTCCACCCAGATGGGCTCAGGCCACTTTGCTGGGGATGGGTTTGGGAAGGCCAGCTACATTCGCAACCTCGAGATTGTCGACTCCGACAACAGCCTTAGCTCAGCCCAGTCCATTTCTACACGGGCCGAGAATGCCAGCTGCTATGACATCAAGAGCTTCTCCAACACTGACTGGGGAATGCACTTCTACTATGGTGGACCAGGCAGCAACCCCCAGTGCCGTTGA